One window of Athalia rosae chromosome 2, iyAthRosa1.1, whole genome shotgun sequence genomic DNA carries:
- the LOC105692364 gene encoding mitogen-activated protein kinase kinase kinase 4 isoform X1, translating into MSLENDFKINREGSVESQGFDGDDSDDSKKKSLSPDAEFEETLHAMTDLYGQTPPRTRFNRRQREKKQKDIEVEVKSSPKTVHCRPQITRRNTFDTMLFNEMCDRADKDRDKETEGEAIKEGSRRNKRNLKLLRGSERDLKLDVSAAVSYGERAEKPLVTTPIIKIETRNRFRSLRSKPVDVEENRHKDDITESQQETKNDLAAKSPKSLSLKEREIFHDTFSFLIKLGSSDKERNCRRQMSSEETRWQNELKDLIWLELQAHHADRTPTAQDEYLCKQREAVGALLKEIMEYRFYPQSSSDPGSASIISSDSGIEDAVNSAMFPTFDASPCPGCLSMHCRSCCRAQTDALKQVEGLLGRLEAAEALYPSSHALASQYPMYKSPEFIGRVKALCLWYNMTKHQKLKLLILGRLLRFLHTKKRPEETVDSGTSSRSSDTLDSVDANSITRQCLVRFDLPPGENTSPSDSNNSTSSLETTSFNRYWPSTPDSGMFTPVEDERNHLDFYLMEFDRLSYRKYIEDVLKIRGLRKSLHFLEKLHTSVLRKARLTLEKYDDSNLENSTGEEYEGDAELRRYGTWSPEARELHLPSYRAAFVFLSRVPLDLVHEFLRMRLEQKPEQPSALSVRQLMRELREGLKIACIHRERFRAHSCAVIAADGETSTTLFCEDIKDFDQSLKAVFEVYLHYLEQWVGMVEYESCHKNLIEDEWAFVTSIADDISDGYAIASIKFCGIACTMLYQAKEFIANRPREIMEVMSSEEGEDEISKYQIMSAAREIQGMFVVAKDRVMRNITFAKSLKQDIQQLAQTPEVAETINKLKIAVMDLRHQITSTIEDVQNGINQSEQPKIESERITMRSRSREILHQAFKMGFEYHKELCKLFSCEERSVLARGLVSFALLWMDFVKTCCDRGRGLRPRWANQGLDFLMTVCEPLNTKHLTDQEFEELKTCMDRCISHVIGTAAVSSPGDVENLRKSPRSRTASPARLRSRTTNKSNLQKNRETLEFPESPVSTMKITSPSITDGVSAVTLSVPEHPGLARHHRVALAVKRLDQELEENLKNKQVIGQITERRAADRPHIKSRRVTFTWQRGIKIGQGRFGKVYTVVNNRTGELLAMKEVQLQPGDHRAIRRVAEELQIFEGIQHKHLVHYHGVEIHREEMLIFMEFCAEGTLESLVAGSGNGLPEPLVRKYTHQLLLAVSVLHYHGVVHRDIKTANVFLTDEENCLKLGDFGSAVKIKAHTTMPGELQGFVGTQAYMAPEVFMKTESEGHGRAADIWSVGCCVVEMSSGKRPWAEYDSNYQIMFKVGMGESPAPPKHLSIEGVEFIDKCLQHDPKLRPTALELLEETFVRMCDDDR; encoded by the exons ATGTCATTAGAAAACGACTTCAAAATAAATCGGGAGGGCTCAGTTGAATCGCAAGGTTTCGATGGGGATGATTCAGATGACAG caaaaaaaaatcgctgagTCCAGATGCTGAGTTCGAGGAAACACTTCATGCCATGACTGATCTCTATGGACAAACACCTCCAAGAACACGCTTTAACAGAaggcagagagaaaaaaaacaaaaagatatcGAAGT AGAGGTGAAGTCTTCGCCAAAAACTGTCCACTGTCGGCCACAAATAACTAGACGCAATACATTTGATACGATGCTGTTCAATGAAATGTGTGACAGAGCGGATAAAGATAGAGACAAAGAAACGGAGGGTGAGGCCATTAAGGAAGGCAGTCGCAGAAATAAGAGGAACTTGAAATTGCTGCGAGGTTCTGAACGGGATTTGAAGTTGGACGTTTCGGCAGCTGTTAGTTACGGGGAAAGGGCAGAGAAGCCATTAGTTACAACACCAATTATAAAA ATTGAAACTAGAAATCGATTTCGTAGTTTACGCTCAAAGCCAGTAGATGTGGAGGAAAACAGACACAAAGATGATATCACTGAATCACAACAAGAAACCAAAAATGATCTTGCCGCTAAGTCTCCAAAATCTTTAAGTCTGAAAGAGCGAGAGATTTTTCATGACACATTTTCATTCTTAATCAAGCTA GGTAGTTCTGACAAAGAGCGTAACTGTCGTCGTCAAATGAGCAGTGAAGAGACGAGATGGCAGAATGAGTTGAAAGACTTAATTTGGCTAGAACTGCAAGCTCATCATGCTGACCGTACTCCAACAGCACAGGATGAATATTTGTGCAAACAGCGAGAAGCCGTTGGCGCTTTACTGAAAGAGATTATGGAATACAG GTTTTATCCACAGAGTTCCTCTGATCCTGGCTCAGCATCCATCATCTCTAGTGATAGTGGTATAGAAGACGCCGTAAATTCAGCTATGTTTCCGACTTTTGATGCAAGTCCGTGTCCTGGTTGTCTATCGATGCATTGTCGGTCCTGTTGCCGGGCTCAAACAGATGCGTTGAAACAGGTGGAAGGGCTTTTGGGAAGATTGGAAGCAGCAGAAGCTCTTTACCCATCGTCACATGCACTAGCAAGCCAGTACCCAATGTACAAGAGTCCAGAATTCATTGGCAGAGTCAAAGCATTGTGTCTCTGGTATAACATGACCAAgcatcaaaaattaaaattattaatcctCGGTAGACTTTTGAGATTTCTACACACCAAGAAGAGACCAGAAGAAACGGTTGACTCAGGGACAAG TTCGAGGTCATCGGACACATTAGATTCTGTAGATGCAAATTCTATCACACGTCAATGTCTAGTTCGCTTTGACTTACCACCTGGAGAAAATACCAGCCCTAGTGACAGTAATAACAGTACATCATCTTTAGAAACGACGTCATTTAACCGCTATTGGCCATCAACACCTGATTCGGGAATGTTTACTCCAGTGGAAGATGAAAGGAACCATTTGGATTTTTATCTCATGGAATTTGACCGTCTCTCGTATAG AAAGTACATAGAagatgttttaaaaattcgagGCCTTCGAAAGAGCTTGCACTTCTTAGAAAAATTACATACATCGGTTTTACGAAAAGCCAGACTGACATTAGAAAAATACGATGACAGCAATCTGGAAAATAGTACTGGCGAAGAGTACGAAGGTGATGCTGAGTTAAGGAGGTATGGTACTTGGAGCCCCGAGGCAAGAGAATTGCATTTGCCATCTTACAG GGCAGCTTTTGTATTTCTTTCACGTGTGCCATTGGACTTGGTCCACGAATTCTTGAGAATGAGATTAGAACAAAAACCTGAGCAGCCTAGTGCTCTGTCAGTTCGGCAGTTGATGCGAGAACTACGTGAAGGATTAAAGATTGCATGCATACATCGTGAGAGATTTCGAGCGCATTCATGTGCAGTTATCGCAGCAGATGGAGAAACTAGTACAACGTTGTTTTGTGAAGATATCAAAGATTTTGACCAAAGTTTGAAAGCAGTGTTTGAAGTATATTTACATTATTTGGAACAATGGGTTGGCATGGTTGAATATGAGAGTTGTCATAAAAATCTCATCGAAGATGAATGGGCCTTCGTCACGTCCATTGCTGATGATATATCGGATGGATATGCCATAGCCAGCATCAAATTTTG CGGAATAGCATGTACGATGTTGTATCAGGCTAAAGAATTCATAGCGAACCGACCCAGAGAAATCATGGAAGTCATGTCTTCCGAAGAGGGCGAAGATGAGATatcaaa atATCAAATTATGTCAGCTGCTAGAGAAATACAGGGGATGTTTGTCGTTGCTAAAGATAGGGTAATGCGGAATATTACCTTTGCCAAATCCTTGAAACAGGACATTCAGCAATTAGCACAAACGCCCGAGGTTGCGGAGACGATCAACAAGTTGAAG ATAGCAGTTATGGATCTTCGACACCAAATCACATCTACAATTGAAGATGTTCAAAATGGGATCAATCAAAGTGAGCAACCCAAAATTGAATCAGAGCGTATAACCATGCGCTCCAGATCAAGAGAAATTTTACATCAAGCCTTCAAGATGGGCTTCGAATATCATAAAGAATTATGCAAACTGTTCTCATGTGAGGAAAGATCGGTATTGGCTCGAGGATTAGTTAGCTTTGCTTTGTTGTGGATGGATTTCGTTAAAACTTGTTGCGACAGAGGCAGGGGCTTGAGACCAAGATGGGCAAACCAAGGCTTGGACTTCCTCATGACTGTTTGTGAACCGTTGAACACAAAACATCTAACAGACCAGGAGTTCGAGGAGTTGAAGACATGTATGGACCGCTGTATTTCACATGTAATTGGAACAGCTGCAGTCAGTTCGCCCGGAGATGTAGAAA atttgagaAAATCTCCCCGTTCACGAACAGCATCCCCAGCTCGTCTGCGAAGCAGAACAACGAACAAAagtaatttgcaaaaaaatcgcgaaactcTGGAATTCCCAGAATCACCAGTGTCAACAATGAAAATCACTTCACCAAGTATAACAGATGGAGTATCGGCAGTGACGCTATCGGTACCTGAACACCCAGGACTAGCTAGGCACCATCGAGTAGCATTGGCTGTGAAACGTCTAGATCAAGAATTAgaggaaaatttaaaaaataaacaagtaaTTGGGCAAATAACAGAAAGAAGGGCAGCTGACAGACCTCACATTAAATCAAGAAGAGTTACATTTACATGGCAGCGTGGTATAAAAATAg GTCAGGGACGCTTTGGAAAAGTGTACACAGTAGTCAATAATAGAACTGGCGAACTTCTGGCTATGAAAGAGGTTCAATTGCAGCCAGGCGATCACAGGGCTATTCGAAGGGTTGCTGAGGAGTTGCAAATATTTGAAGGGATTCAGCATAAACATTTGGTCCACTATCACGgagtcgaaatacatagg GAGGAAATGCTTATTTTCATGGAATTCTGTGCCGAGGGAACGCTAGAAAGCCTAGTCGCAGGCAGTGGAAATGGTCTACCTGAACCTCTGGTTAGAAAATATACTCACCAACTCCTATTAGCCGTTTCCGTATTACATTACCATGGTGTCGTCCATCGAGATATTAAGA CTGCAAATGTATTTTTAActgatgaagaaaattgtcTCAAACTTGGAGATTTTGGATCAGCAGTAAAGATTAAAGCTCACACAACAATGCCTGGAGAACTTCAGGGCTTTGTGGGAACACAAG caTACATGGCTCCTGAAGTTTTTATGAAAACTGAATCTGAGGGACATGGTAGAGCTGCAGATATTTGGTCAGTGGGTTGTTGCGTCGTTGAGATGTCTAGCGGGAAAAGGCCTTGGGCGGAATATGACTCAAATTATCAAATCATGTTTAAG GTTGGGATGGGTGAAAGTCCAGCACCTCCTAAGCATCTTTCAATTGAGGGCGTGGAATTCATTGATAAGTGTTTACAACACGATCCAAAGTTACGTCCGACTGCACTTGAATTGTTGGAAGAAACATTTGTCCGAATGTGTGACGATGacagatga